A section of the Mesorhizobium loti genome encodes:
- a CDS encoding integrase, which translates to MGRLSMATRKELTTAVSERYRASTRAEKARILDEFVVVTGFHRKHAMRLLRRGEGPFAGRRARPRIYDEAERNALILLWEASDRVCGKRLKALLPILLEAMERHGHFDLAPEIRGKLLAMSAATIDRTLGPIREGLGRPRRRPAAHALRRSIPIRTSADWDDPAPGFVEADLVAHSGPSARGSFIQTLVLTDIATGWTECAPLLVREQTLLSTVLTELRKQLPFALLGLDTDNDTVFMNETLKAYCVAANIVFTRCRPYRKNDQAFVEQKNGAVVRRMVGYRRFEGLEAATLLAKLYRSARLFVNFFQPSFKLIAKQRDGARVRKTYSPPATPHQRLVADPRTSDAVRSRLQEIYAGLDPVLLLRDIRAVQERLAALADTPPAMRPDGTAQPIDLFLASLRTAWKDGAIRPTDRPIVKAKRGRRRPDPLVKATADLRNWFEAEPWRTGSELLSRLQAEYPGDYPDKLLRTLQRRLKVWRSEQADALLFGPLIKEPPILEIAGPH; encoded by the coding sequence ATGGGACGGCTGAGCATGGCGACAAGGAAAGAACTGACGACGGCGGTTTCAGAGCGCTATCGTGCTTCGACGCGAGCGGAGAAGGCGAGAATTTTGGATGAGTTCGTCGTCGTCACGGGCTTTCACCGCAAGCACGCGATGCGGCTGCTACGACGCGGTGAGGGGCCGTTTGCAGGCCGGCGAGCGCGGCCGCGGATTTATGATGAAGCGGAACGCAATGCGCTCATATTGCTCTGGGAGGCGTCCGACCGCGTCTGCGGCAAGCGGCTGAAGGCGTTGCTGCCCATCCTTCTCGAGGCGATGGAACGGCACGGTCATTTTGACCTGGCGCCCGAAATCCGGGGCAAATTGCTGGCGATGAGCGCGGCCACGATCGACAGGACGTTGGGACCGATCCGAGAAGGCTTGGGACGTCCCCGACGACGGCCTGCAGCGCATGCCCTGCGACGGAGCATTCCCATTAGAACGTCGGCGGATTGGGACGATCCAGCGCCAGGCTTCGTTGAGGCGGACCTCGTGGCCCATAGCGGCCCTTCGGCTCGCGGCAGCTTCATCCAAACCCTCGTGCTCACCGACATCGCGACCGGCTGGACGGAATGTGCGCCGCTGCTGGTTCGCGAACAGACGCTGTTGAGCACGGTGCTCACAGAATTGCGCAAGCAACTGCCCTTCGCGCTTCTCGGCCTGGATACGGACAACGACACCGTTTTCATGAACGAGACGCTGAAGGCCTATTGCGTCGCCGCCAACATCGTCTTCACGCGCTGCCGCCCCTACCGCAAGAATGACCAGGCCTTTGTCGAGCAGAAGAATGGCGCCGTGGTGCGTAGGATGGTCGGATATCGTCGGTTCGAGGGGCTGGAGGCCGCCACGCTGCTAGCGAAGCTCTACCGGTCAGCGCGGCTGTTCGTGAACTTCTTTCAGCCATCGTTCAAGTTGATCGCGAAGCAGCGCGACGGCGCGCGTGTGCGCAAGACGTATAGTCCGCCAGCTACGCCGCATCAGCGTCTGGTTGCCGACCCTCGCACCTCAGATGCAGTCCGCTCCCGTCTGCAGGAAATCTACGCCGGGCTCGATCCTGTCCTGCTGTTGCGCGATATCCGCGCCGTGCAGGAGCGACTCGCTGCGCTTGCCGATACTCCGCCGGCCATGCGCCCTGACGGAACAGCTCAGCCAATCGACCTTTTCCTGGCGAGTTTGCGGACTGCTTGGAAGGACGGAGCTATCCGGCCGACGGATCGCCCGATTGTGAAAGCCAAAAGGGGGCGGCGGCGTCCTGACCCTCTCGTCAAGGCGACTGCGGACTTACGAAATTGGTTCGAAGCCGAACCATGGCGAACCGGCAGCGAACTTCTGTCACGACTGCAGGCCGAGTATCCCGGCGATTACCCGGACAAACTGCTTCGAACGCTTCAGCGTCGTCTGAAGGTCTGGCGCAGCGAACAGGCGGACGCGTTGCTGTTTGGCCCCTTGATCAAGGAGCCGCCGATCCTGGAGATCGCAGGGCCACACTGA